A single region of the Tachyglossus aculeatus isolate mTacAcu1 chromosome X1, mTacAcu1.pri, whole genome shotgun sequence genome encodes:
- the ABCA7 gene encoding phospholipid-transporting ATPase ABCA7, which translates to MSFQTQLMLLLWKNFTYRKRQPVQLVIELLWPLFLFLILVAVRQSYPPFEHHECHFPNKPLPSAGSLPWLQGIICNMRNPCFHYPTPGETPGVVDNFNGSLVSRLLADSWAMLSSPNTREVLHSFQILMPILQQLQRGALPLQHHLRLDENFSRFLQENTSLPPVLAQELLGTPLSLRGLPRGVPLEELVCNASLLTSQLAASERLQRALCALPPDQLQGLHSSFLTQLDPGKMISMAMLQMEPGQRKKALEATGSFLLAAEALLKELSSLTSLTELQQVLQGDLGASRSLEAVSQVLCERSEKGGLGVPSLDWYEDSDLKVMLGQNDPKPLVPPDNRTSPYCRKLFGELEANSISRLLWQRLKPLVIGKILYTPATPITRRIMAEVNQTFQELALLGKLPDVWAELGPQLFAFMNGSAEVVLLQSLLQSPALQLLVKNDSAIHRFLAGGLYQGYNWRQSFADMEQLMDSVGHFMECISLDKLEEVESEGQLVNRALQLLGERRFWAGLVFVGTQDWRPNSPGHLQIKIRMDIDDVTRTNKIKNRLWAPGPAADPFSDLRYVSGGFVYLQDMVEGAVRRLLNGSSHHTRLYLQQMPYPCYVDDVFLRVLNRSLPLFLTLAWIYSVALTIKAVVREKEERLRETMRAMGLSRAVLWFSWFLSSLLPFLVSAGFLVLVLKLGDILPYSDSAVIFLFLATFAMATISQSFLISTFFSRANLAAACGGLAYFTLYLPYVLCVAWREQLSPTVRLIAGLLSPVAFGFGCEYFSLYEEQGLGVQWHNFGASPVEGDPFNLALAGGLLFLDAVLYGLATWYLEAVWPGQYGIPEPWDFPFRASYWCGKWTVPESQQAPAPDSGDPQVLLEEPPEGLQPGVSLRGLEKRYAGSASPALRGLTLDFYEGHITAFLGHNGAGKTTTLSILSGLFPPTAGSAFILGQNICSNMAAVRHLLGLCPQHNVLFDILTVEEHIWFYGRLKGLSAKGAQKELEPLLQDVGLSQKRHEQTRHLSGGMQRKLSVAIAFVGGSRVVILDEPTAGVDAFSRRGIWELLLKYRPGRTVILSTHYMDEAELLGDRVAVIARGQLRCCGSPLFLKSRLGVGYYLTLVKRRPTAPTRGGQKGLQEESDSERSWDTGLGSEPSSESTTNTGQLLALVQRLVPGAQLVEELGHELVLVLPYSGARDGAFGRLFQELDGRLAELGVSGYGVSDTTLEEIFLKVAEDSGVTNNLTDGVGQPLRLGVPTPASAHSLKTPSEAADRDSDGNLDQPIPAAAAAAAEVLETQVLRGEPSSGERVQGWALIRQQLRALLIKRFLYACRSRRGLFAQIVLPALFVGLSLFFSLIVPPFGHYPPLQLQLSMYGPQQTFFSEDAPRDLESARLLDALLAESIFGSECPLNNSEPGQNCAQPSPLSFWVPEVSEEVANIFAHGNWTAEFPSPACVCSQPGIRKILPDCPDAAGGLPPPQAERGVGDIVQNLTSRNISDYLLKTYPRIIHQGLRNKKWVNEMRYGGFSLGDHGSARQSSEAEILHTIQELRKLANASQDSALDLLLVHLSSFAKKLGSQKSVKVWFNNKGWHAMVALVNVVNNGLLRAHLPPNISYRAHSITTINHPLNLTKEQLSKATLMASSVDVLVSICVLFAMSFVPASFVLFLIEERVSRAQHLQMLGGLSPSLYWLGNFTWDMCNYLVSALLVVLIFLGFQQRAYVSTANLPALMLLLLLYGWSITPLMYPASFIFHVPSTAYVVLTCINLFIGINGSMATFVLELFSDQKLQEVSRILKKVFLIFPHFCLGRGLIDMVQNQVLADTFLRLGDDQFQSPLRWDLVGKNLFAMGVQGPIFLLFTLLLQYRLRLCPRPRLKPLPPLGEEDKDVAEERERVSRGETGNSVLVLRDLTKVYPGRRKPAVDRLSLMIPRGECFGLLGVNGAGKTSTFRMLTGDTPVSGGEAFLQGFSIVSDVQGAHRYMGYCPQFDALTDLLTGREHLEFFSRLRGIPEEEVAKEAQKGLTKLGLLQYADRPAGGYSGGNKRKLSTAIALVGGPPVLFLDEPTTGMDPQARRFLWNCILTIIKEGRSVVLTSHSMEECEALCTRLAIMVNGRFRCLGSAQHLKNRFGEGYTVALRVPTAHLDQVQDFMEATFPGVLLKEHHGCLLQYQLPIRHCPLAQLFGQLAAHSDPLGIEDFSVSQTTLDQVFVYFAKDQSEDDPDPDHLSRPRFSRTGRLRRAVAESVV; encoded by the exons ATGAGTTTCCAGACTCAGCTGATGCTGTTGCTCTGGAAGAATTTCACCTACCGCAAGAGGCAGCCC GTGCAGCTGGTCATCGAGCTCCTGTGGCCGCTCTTCCTCTTCTTGATCCTCGTGGCTGTACGTCAGTCCTATCCACCCTTTGAGCATCATGAAT GTCACTTCCCCAACAAGCCACTGCCCTCAGCAGGCAGCCTGCCCTGGCTCCAGGGCATCATCTGCAATATGAGGAACCCCTGTTTCCACTACCCAACACCCGGGGAGACACCCGGGGTTGTGGATAACTTCAACGGTTCCCT GGTGTCCCGTCTCCTGGCCGATTCATGGGCCATGCTGAGTAGCCCTAATACCCGTGAGGTCCTGCACAGCTTCCAGATATTGATGCCCATCCTGCAGCAACTCCAGAGGGGCG cgCTGCCCCTCCAGCACCACCTGCGCCTGGACGAGAACTTCTCCAGGTTTCTCCAGGAGAATACGTCCCTGCCCCCTGTCCTGGCTCAGGAGCTTCTGGGGACCCCGCTCAGCCTGCGTGGG ctGCCCCGAGGTGTGCCACTAGAAGAGCTGGTGTGCAATGCATCCCTGCTGACTTCCCAGCTGGCAGCTTCTGAGCGGCTGCAGAGGGCCCTGTGTGCTCTGCCCCCTGATCAACTCCAGGGTCTCCACAGCAGCTTTCTGACCCAGCTGGATCCTGGGAAGATGATCTCT ATGGCGATGCTGCAGATGGAGCCGGGACAGAGGAAAAAGGCTCTGGAGGCCACGGGCAGCTTTCTGCTGGCTGCTGAGGCCCTGCTCAAGGAG ctctCCTCCCTGACCAGCCTGACGGAGCTCCAACAGGTACTGCAGGGGGATCTGGGAGCAAGCAGGTCACTGGAAGCAGTGTCGCAAGTGCTCTGTGAACGCTCTGAGAAGGGGGGCCTGGGCGTGCCCTCCCTCGACTGGTATGAGGACAGCGACTTGAAAGTGATGCTGGGGCAGAACGACCCCAAGCCACTCGTGCCTCCGGACAACAGAACCA GTCCTTACTGTCGGAAGCTGTTTGGGGAACTGGAGGCAAACTCCATATCCCGCCTACTCTGGCAAAGGCTCAAACCCCTGGTCATTGGCAAGATCCTATACACACCCGCCACGCCCATCACCCGCAGGATCATGGCTGAG GTGAACCAGACCTTCCAGGAGCTGGCACTGCTGGGCAAGCTTCCGGACGTTTGGGCCGAGCTGGGTCCCCAACTCTTTGCTTTCATGAACGGTAGTGCGGAAGTGGTGCTGCTGCAG AGTCTCCTCCAGTCTCCGGCGCTGCAGCTCCTCGTGAAGAACGACTCAGCTATCCACCGCTTCCTGGCAGGGGGCTTGTACCAGGGATACAACTGGCGCCAAAGCTTCGCCGATATGGAGCAGCTGATGGACTCCGTGGGACACTTCATGGAG TGCATCTCTTTGGATaagttggaggaggtggagtcGGAGGGGCAGCTGGTGAACCGGGCCCTGCAGCTGCTGGGGGAACGACGCTTCTGGGCAGGCCTAGTCTTTGTGGGGACCCAGGACTGGAGGCCCAACTCTCCTGGCCATCTTCAGATCAAGATCCGCATGGACATCGATGATGTCACCAGGACCAACAAGATCAAAAACAG GCTCTGGGCTCCAGGCCCCGCTGCCGATCCCTTCTCCGACCTCCGCTACGTGTCCGGTGGCTTCGTCTACCTCCAGGACATGGTAGAGGGGGCGGTCAGGCGGTTGCTGAATGGCTCATCCCACCACACCAGACTCTACCTGCAGCAGATGCCCTATCCCTGCTACGTGGATGATGT GTTCCTGCGTGTGCTGAACCGCTCTCTGCCACTGTTCCTGACGCTGGCTTGGATCTACTCGGTGGCTCTGACAATCAAGGCTGTGGTGCGGGAGAAGGAGGAACGGCTGCGGGAGACCATGCGGGCCATGGGGCTGAGCCGGGCTGTGCTCTGGTTCAGTTGGTTCCTCAgcagcctcctgcctttcctgGTCAGCGCTGGCTTCCTGGTTCTCGTCCTCAAG CTGGGAGACATCCTCCCCTACAGCGACTCTGCcgtcatcttcctcttccttgcgACCTTCGCTATGGCCACCATTTCCCAGTCTTTCCTAATCAGCACCTTCTTCTCCCGGGCTAACCTGGCGGCGGCCTGCGGGGGACTGGCATACTTCACCCTCTACCTGCCCTACGTGCTGTGTGTGGCCTGGAGGGAGCAGCTCTCCCCTACTGTCCGGCTGATTGCG GGCCTACTCTCTCCTGTGGCATTTGGCTTTGGTTGTGAGTACTTCTCTCTGTATGAGGAGCAGGGCCTGGGTGTCCAGTGGCACAACTTTGGTGCCAGCCCTGTGGAGGGTGACCCCTTCAACCTGGCACTGGCCGGGGGGCTTCTCTTTCTGGACGCTGTCCTCTATGGTCTGGCCACCTGGTACCTCGAGGCTGTCTGGCCCG GCCAGTACGGGATTCCCGAGCCATGGGACTTCCCCTTCCGGGCAAGTTACTGGtgtgggaagtggactgtgcCTGAGTCCCAACAGGCCCCCGCCCCAGATAGTGGTGACCCCCAGG TACTATTGGAAGAGCCCCCTGAGGGGCTGCAGCCAGGCGTTTCCCTGCGGGGTCTGGAGAAGCGCTACGCTGGCAGTGCCAGCCCCGCCCTGCGCGGGCTCACCCTGGACTTCTATGAGGGCCACATCACTGCCTTCCTGGGCCACAATGGGGCAGGAAAGACCACCACATT GTCCATCCTGAGTGGCTTGTTCCCCCCAACTGCGGGCTCCGCCTTCATCCTGGGCCAGAACATCTGTTCTAACATGGCAGCTGTGCGCCACTTGCTGGGTCTCTGTCCCCAGCACAACGTGCTCTTTGACAT cctGACGGTGGAAGAACATATCTGGTTCTATGGGAGACTGAAGGGTCTGTCGGCCAAGGGGGCACAGAAGGAGCTGGAACCCCTCCTGCAGGATGTGGGGCTCTCCCAAAAGCGGCATGAGCAGACGCGACACCTTTCAG GCGGGATGCAGCGGAAGCTGTCTGTGGCCATTGCCTTCGTGGGCGGTTCCCGTGTGGTGATTCTGGACGAGCCCACAGCTGGGGTGGATGCCTTCTCCCGCCGGGGCATCTGGGAGCTGCTACTGAAATACCGGCCAG GCCGCACAGTGATCCTGTCCACCCACTACATGGATGAGGCTGAGCTACTGGGGGACAGAGTGGCAGTGATCGCCAGGGGCCAGCTGCGCTGCTGTGGTTCTCCATTGTTCCTCAAGAGCCGTTTGGGTGTTGGCTACTATCTCACACTGGTGAAGAGGCGACCCACAGCCCCCACCCGTGGGGGCCAGAAG GGCCTGCAAGAGGAAAGCGATTCAGAGCGGAGTTGGGACACAGGCCTGGGCAGTGAGCCATCCAGCGAAAGCACCACca ataCAGGCCAGCTGCTGGCGTTGGTTCAGCGGCTGGTGCCCGGGGCACAGctggtggaggagctgggccaCGAACTGGTGCTGGTGCTGCCCTATTCCGGCGCCCGGGATGGGGCCTTTGGAAGGCTTTTCCAAGAGCTGGATGGACGTCTGGCTGAGCTGGGGGTTTCGGGTTATGGGGTCTCTGACACCACCCTGGAGGAG ATCTTCCTGAAGGTGGCAGAGGACAGTGGAGTCACCAACAATCTAACAG ACGGTGTCGGGCAGCCACTGCGCCTGGGCGTGCCCACTCCGGCCTCGGCCCACTCCCTGAAGACACCAAGCGAGGCAGCCGACCGGGACAGTGATGGCAACCTGGACCAGCCTATCCCGGCCG cagcagcagcagcagctgaagtTTTGGAGACTCAAGTCCTCCGAGGGGAGCCAAGCAGTGGGGAGCGGGTACAGGGCTGGGCTCTGATACGCCAGCAACTCCGTGCCCTGCTTATCAAACGGTTCCTCTATGCCTGCCGTAGTCGCCGGGGACTCTTTGCACAG ATCGTTCTGCCTGCCCTGTTCGTcggcctctccctcttcttcagcCTCATCGTGCCTCCCTTTGGCCACTACCCACCCCTGCAGCTTCAGCTGTCCATGTATGGCCCTCAACAGACCTTCTTCAG CGAGGACGCCCCTCGAGACCTGGAATCTGCCCGCCTGCTGGATGCCCTCTTGGCCGAATCCATCTTTGGGAGTGAGTGCCCACTGAACAACTCAGAACC AGGACAGAATTGTGCCCAGCCCAGTCCACTCAGCTTCTGGGTGCCTGAGGTGTCTGAAGAGGTGGCCAACATCTTTGCCCATGGTAACTGGACCGCCGAGTTCCCGTCACCTGCCTGTGTGTGTAGCCAACCTGGCATCCGCAAGATACTCCCCGATTGTCCAGATGCCGCCGGAGGCCTCCCGCCTCCTCAG GCTGAGCGGGGTGTTGGAGACATCGTGCAGAACCTGACAAGCCGGAATATCTCTGACTACCTGCTGAAGACCTATCCCCGTATCATCCATCAGGG GCTCAGGAACAAGAAGTGGGTCAATGAGATGAG gTATGGGGGCTTTTCCCTGGGGGACCACGGCAGCGCCAGACAGTCCTCGGAGGCCGAGATTCTCCATACCATCCAGGAGCTACGGAAGCTAGCCAACGCCAGCCAG GATAGTGCATTGGATCTGCTGCTGGTGCATCTGAGCAGCTTTGCCAAGAAACTGGGCTCCCAGAAGAGTGTCAAG GTCTGGTTCAACAACAAGGGCTGGCATGCCATGGTGGCCTTGGTCAATGTGGTAAACAATGGACTTCTGCGTGCCCACCTGCCCCCTAACATCAGTTATCGGGCACACAGCATCACCACCATCAACCACCCGCTCAACCTTACCAAAGAGCAGCTCTCCAAGGCTACCCT GATGGCCTCATCGGTGGACGTCCTGGTGTCCATATGCGTGCTGTTCGCCATGTCCTTCGTCCCCGCCAGCTTCGTGCTCTTTCTCATCGAGGAGCGGGTCAGCCGGGCTCAGCACTTGCAGATGCTGGggggcctctccccctccctctactgGCTGGGCAACTTTACATGGGACATG TGTAACTATTTGGTCTCGGCCCTCCTGGTTGTGCTCATCTTCCTGGGCTTCCAGCAGCGGGCATATGTGTCCACCGCCAACCTGCCTGccctgatgctgctgctgctgctctatgG ctgGTCCATCACGCCGCTCATGTACCCGGCTTCGTTCATTTTCCACGTGCCCAGCACAGCCTACGTGGTCCTTACTTGCATCAACCTCTTCATCGGCATCAATGGCAGCATGGCCACCTTTGTGCTGGAGCTCTTCTCTGACCAG AAGTTGCAGGAGGTGAGCCGTATCTTGAAGAAGGTCTTCCTGATCTTCCCCCACTTCTGTCTGGGCCGGGGGCTCATCGACATGGTACAGAACCAGGTTCTGGCTGACACCTTCCTTCGCTTAG GCGATGACCAGTTCCAGTCTCCACTGCGCTGGGACCTGGTGGGAAAGAACCTATTTGCCATGGGAGTACAGggccccattttcctcctcttcaccctcctcttGCAGTACCGCCTCCGCCTGTGTCCAAG GCCCAGGCTAAAGCCATTACCTCCCTTgggagaggaagacaaggatgTGGCCGAGGAGAGGGAGCGAGTCAGTcggggagagactggaaacagTGTCCTGGTGCTGCGGGACCTGACCAAg GTATATCCGGGCCGGAGGAAGCCGGCTGTGGATCGGTTGTCCTTGATGATCCCCCGTGGAGAG TGCTTCGGACTCCTGGGGGTGAACGGGGCTGGCAAAACGTCCACCTTCCGGATGCTGACGGGGGACACTCCAGTGAGTGGAGGAGAAGCCTTCCTCCAGGGTTTCAG TATTGTGAGTGACGTTCAGGGGGCACATCGCTACATGGGCTACTGCCCCCAGTTTGACGCCCTCACTGACCTGCTGACCGGCCGCGAACACCTCGAGTTCTTCTCCCGCCTGCGGGGCATCCCCGAGGAGGAGGTGGCCAAG GAGGCACAGAAGGGGTTGACCAAGCTGGGGTTGCTGCAGTATGCGGACCGACCCGCGGGCGGGTACAGCGGCGGGAACAAGCGGAAGCTGTCTACGGCCATTGCCCTGGTGGGCGGCCCACCCGTTCTCTTCCTG GACGAGCCCACAACGGGTATGGACCCCCAGGCCCGACGCTTCCTCTGGAACTGCATCCTGACCATCATCAAGGAAGGTCGCTCTGTCGTGCTCACCTCCCACAG caTGGAGGAATGTGAGGCCCTGTGTACCCGCCTGGCTATCATGGTGAACGGGCGTTTCCGCTGCTTGGGCAGTGCCCAGCATCTCAAGAACAG GTTCGGGGAGGGTTACACAGTAGCCCTACGTGTGCCCACTGCCCACCTGGACCAGGTGCAGGACTTCATGGAAGCCACATTTCCTGGCGTCTTGCTAAAGGAGCACCACGGCTGCTTACTGCAATACCAGCTGCCCATCAGGCACTGCCCGCTTGCCCAGCTCTTTGGCCAGCTTGCAGCCCACAGTGATCCTCTGGGAATTGaggacttctctgtgtcccagaccACGCTCGATCAG GTGTTTGTCTACTTCGCAAAGGATCAAAGCGAAGATGATCCCGATCCCGACCACCTATCCCGACCCCGCTTCTCCAGGACTGGTCGCCTCCGCCGCGCTGTTGCCGAGAGCGTGGTATGA